In Scatophagus argus isolate fScaArg1 chromosome 7, fScaArg1.pri, whole genome shotgun sequence, a genomic segment contains:
- the pth1a gene encoding parathyroid hormone 1a, producing the protein MQNLDFKILFISLCVLHLFALHEARPLRKRTVSEVQLMHNLGEHKQAQERREWLQMRLRSIHTAPGRDSSGEAGPSRRRLRSEELPDLDDLTPEEIQYALDFLENLLKSKQS; encoded by the exons ATGCAAAATCTGGACTTTAAAATCCTGTTCATTTCACTCTGCGTTTTACACCTCTTCGCTCTCCATGAAGCGCGCCCGCTGAG GAAAAGGACTGTGAGTGAGGTCCAGCTAATGCACAACCTCGGGGAGCACAAGCAGGCGCAGGAGCGGCGGGAGTGGCTGCAGATGAGGCTCCGGAGCATCCACACAGCACCCGGCCGGGACAGCAGCGGCGAGGCGGGACCGTCAAGGAGGAGGCTGCGCTCCGAGGAGCTGCCCGACCTGGACGACCTGACACCGGAGGAGATCCAGTACGCTTTGGACTTCTTGGAAAATCTCCTCAAGTCAAAGCaatcatga